From one Malus sylvestris chromosome 1, drMalSylv7.2, whole genome shotgun sequence genomic stretch:
- the LOC126633287 gene encoding peroxidase P7-like: MASSSFMATFTLAFLVLMSTTSAQLSTNFYSSSCPRLFSTVKSTVQSAIQKEARMGASLLRLHFHDCFVNGCDGSLLLDDTSSFTGEKNAAPNRNSARGFDVVDNIKSAVENVCPGVVSCADILAIAARDSVVTLGGPSWNVKLGRRDARTASQAAANNNIPPPTRNLNQLISTFSAVGLSTRDLVALSGSHTIGQARCTSFRPRIYNETNLDSSLAQTRRSNCPRTSGSGDNNLAPLDLQTPTSFDNNYFKNLIQNKGLLHSDQQLFNGGSTDSIVRAYSNSYNAFSSDFASAMIKMGDIKPLTGSSGEIRKNCRKTN, encoded by the exons ATGGCTTCCTCTTCTTTCATGGCCACTTTTACCTTGGCCTTCCTTGTGCTCATGAGCACCACCAGTGCTCAACTTTCAACAAATTTCTACTCTAGTTCTTGCCCTAGGCTCTTCTCAACCGTGAAATCCACCGTGCAATCCGCTATACAAAAAGAGGCCCGAATGGGTGCCTCTCTTCTTCGGCTCCACTTCCATGACTGTTTTGTTAAT GGATGTGACGGGTCGCTGCTCCTTGACGACACATCGAGCTTTACCGGAGAGAAAAATGCAGCTCCTAATCGGAATTCTGCACGGGGATTTGACGTGGTTGACAACATAAAGTCCGCAGTGGAAAACGTGTGCCCCGGCGTGGTGTCATGTGCTGATATATTAGCCATTGCTGCCAGAGACTCCGTTGTCACT CTTGGAGGGCCAAGTTGGAACGTTAAGTTGGGAAGAAGAGACGCAAGGACTGCAAGCCAAGCCGCTGCTAACAACAACATCCCCCCTCCAACCCGAAACCTAAACCAGCTCATCTCTACATTCAGTGCTGTTGGTCTTTCCACCAGAGACTTGGTTGCTTTATCCG GATCCCATACAATTGGGCAAGCAAGGTGCACATCATTCAGACCCCGCATATACAACGAGACCAATCTGGATAGTTCCTTGGCTCAAACAAGGCGATCCAACTGTCCAAGAACCTCTGGCTCAGGAGATAACAATTTGGCTCCACTTGACCTTCAAACCCCTACTTCTTTCGACAACAACTACTTCAAAAACCTAATCCAGAATAAAGGTCTCCTCCACTCTGACCAGCAGCTCTTCAATGGTGGTTCCACCGATTCGATAGTGAGAGCCTACAGCAACAGCTACAACGCCTTCAGTTCTGACTTTGCGAGTGCCATGATCAAGATGGGAGACATCAAACCTCTCACTGGATCCAGTGGGGAGATTAGGAAGAATTGTAGGAAGACCAACTAA
- the LOC126621629 gene encoding protein NRT1/ PTR FAMILY 5.1-like: protein MEAKAAGYTRDGTVNLWGRPVLASETGKWKACSFLIGYEAFERMAFYGIASNLVNYLTTQLHEDTVSSVRNVNNWSGAVWMTPVLGAYIADSYLGRFWTFTVSSLIYVMGMMFLTMAVSLKSFKPSCINGICNKASNSQIAFFYISLYTIAIGSGGTKPNISTFGADQFDDFDPHEKQLKASFFNWWMFSSFLGALVATLGLVYIQENLGWGLGYAIPTVGLVLSLFIFYFGTPIYRRKVSKTKSPTIYFIQIPFAAYKNRKFQLPTDPSQLHEFEPQHYTNSGKRQMYHTPIFRFLDKAAIKYGGNTDASTRPPCTVTQVEGTKLVVGMAIIWLVTLIPSTIWAQINTLFVKQGTTLDRSLGGQFQIPAASLGSFVTLSMLLSVPLYDRYFVPLVRARTKNPRGITLLQRLGIGFLIQVIAIAVAYAVEVKRMHVIRVHHVNGPKEIVPMSIFWLLPQYVLLGIADVFNAIGLLEFFYDQSPEDMQSLGTTFFTSGIGVGNFLNSFLVTMVDKVTGRNGGKSWIADNLNDCHLDYHYGFLMVISTLNLGAFLWASCKYIYKKEYVEVEEGCVLNMVEGQAIPTPPLGLQV from the exons ATGGAAGCCAAAGCTGCTGGTTACACCCGAGACGGCACGGTCAATCTCTGGGGCCGCCCTGTGCTGGCCTCCGAGACTGGAAAATGGAAAGCTTGTTCTTTTCTTATTG GATACGAAGCATTTGAGAGGATGGCCTTCTATGGAATAGCTTCCAATTTGGTGAATTACTTGACCACCCAACTTCATGAAGACACAGTTTCTTCAGTCAGGAATGTCAATAATTGGTCTGGAGCAGTATGGATGACACCGGTTCTAGGGGCTTACATAGCTGACTCTTACTTGGGTCGTTTCTGGACTTTCACCGTCTCCTCCCTCATTTACGTCATG GGAATGATGTTTCTGACAATGGCTGTTTCACTCAAAAGCTTCAAACCAAGCTGCATCAATGGCATTTGCAACAAGGCCTCTAATTCACAGATTGCATTCTTCTACATTTCTCTCTACACCATAGCCATAGGTTCTGGAGGGACAAAACCCAACATATCCACCTTTGGGGCAGACCAGTTTGACGATTTTGACCCCCATGAAAAACAGCTCAAGGCCTCATTTTTCAACTGGTGGATGTTCAGCTCTTTCTTGGGTGCCCTAGTTGCAACTCTTGGCCTTGTTTATATTCAGGAAAACTTGGGTTGGGGGTTAGGCTATGCTATCCCCACAGTTGGTCTCGTGTTATCCTTGTTCATCTTTTATTTTGGAACCCCAATATATAGGCGCAAAGTTAGTAAGACCAAAAGCCCTACAAtatatttcattcaaattccctTCGCTGCCTACAAAAACCGAAAATTTCAGCTTCCGACCGATCCATCACAGCTTCATGAGTTTGAGCCGCAACATTACACTAATAGCGGTAAACGCCAGATGTACCACACCCCGATTTTcag GTTTTTGGACAAAGCTGCTATAAAATATGGCGGCAACACAGACGCCTCAACGAGGCCACCATGCACAGTGACTCAGGTTGAAGGAACAAAGCTTGTTGTAGGAATGGCCATAATATGGCTTGTCACACTAATTCCTAGTACTATTTGGGCACAAATCAACactctttttgtcaaacaagGTACCACCCTCGACCGAAGTTTAGGTGGACAATTCCAAATCCCCGCAGCCTCCTTGGGGAGCTTTGTGACCCTCTCAATGCTTCTATCCGTGCCTCTGTACGACCGTTACTTTGTGCCACTCGTACGTGCTAGAACTAAAAACCCTAGGGGAATCACACTTCTCCAAAGGCTTGGCATTGGATTTCTGATACAAGTTATAGCCATTGCAGTTGCTTATGCTGTGGAAGTTAAGAGAATGCATGTGATTAGAGTGCACCATGTTAACGGGCCTAAAGAAATAGTACCCATGAGCATTTTTTGGTTGCTGCCCCAGTATGTGCTACTAGGGATAGCTGATGTGTTCAATGCAATTGGATTGTTAGAGTTTTTCTATGACCAGTCACCGGAGGACATGCAGAGTCTTGGGACAACTTTTTTCACAAGCGGGATTGGGGTTGGTAACTTCTTGAATAGCTTTTTGGTAACTATGGTGGATAAAGTTACTGGGAGAAATGGGGGTAAAAGTTGGATTGCGGATAACTTGAATGACTGTCACTTGGATTATCACTACGGATTTCTTATGGTCATATCTACTCTCAATTTAGGGGCATTTTTGTGGGCATCTTGCAAATATATTTACAAAAAGGAGTATGTGGAAGTGGAGGAGGGCTGTGTACTTAATATGGTGGAGGGTCAAGCAATCCCCACTCCTCCACTTGGACTACAAGTCTAA